A stretch of Natronococcus sp. CG52 DNA encodes these proteins:
- a CDS encoding RNA-binding domain-containing protein codes for MTEIYRVDVEITAPVYDTEVTSRVADAVMNVFPNAELEEEFGEIRGETHSLDHFSELLHRQEILDTARGEFFANREGDTFSFALKKQAAFEDRVNFSVGEPDELGEITVRVRVEEPDLESYVDQIAPPTEDGRPVDT; via the coding sequence ATGACAGAGATCTACCGCGTCGACGTCGAGATCACGGCACCAGTGTACGACACCGAAGTGACGAGCCGCGTCGCAGACGCCGTCATGAACGTCTTCCCCAACGCCGAACTCGAGGAGGAGTTCGGCGAGATCAGAGGTGAGACCCACTCGCTTGATCACTTCTCCGAACTGTTGCACCGCCAGGAGATCCTCGATACCGCCCGCGGCGAGTTCTTCGCCAACCGCGAGGGCGACACCTTCTCCTTTGCGCTGAAGAAACAGGCAGCCTTCGAGGACCGGGTCAACTTCTCGGTCGGCGAACCGGACGAACTCGGCGAGATCACCGTTCGAGTGCGCGTCGAAGAACCGGATCTCGAGAGCTACGTCGACCAGATCGCACCGCCGACCGAGGACGGCAGACCGGTCGACACCTGA
- a CDS encoding CBS domain-containing protein, giving the protein MHRTIPVSEIMVTDVVTARPDATVADAATLMRDDRVSSVVVVRDDRPIGIVTEGDFATCLCDRQDLRGVELANVMARPLETIAADASIVDAAERLRATGLEHLPVTEPDDGSGTNEGGADGDGELVGILTTTELSYFVPHLLRHVGGVDAQPPKRRVRTDTQYERDDWEFEYHGEDESTVSVGDVATFSKNLSAEDVEDFAEVTGDTNRLHLDPEYAAETRFGEPIVHGVLANGLISAALARLPGLTIYLSQESSFLAPISVGDRVTAVCEVTDDLGRSKYRIETTVRDGSDEVVLEGDAVVLIDELPPESILERTATA; this is encoded by the coding sequence ATGCACCGCACGATACCCGTCTCGGAGATCATGGTCACCGACGTCGTCACCGCTCGGCCGGACGCGACCGTCGCCGACGCTGCAACGCTGATGCGAGACGATCGCGTCAGTTCCGTCGTCGTCGTCCGCGACGACCGGCCGATCGGGATCGTCACCGAGGGTGACTTCGCAACCTGTCTCTGCGACCGGCAGGATCTTCGCGGCGTCGAACTCGCCAACGTGATGGCGCGTCCGCTCGAAACGATCGCGGCGGACGCGTCGATCGTCGACGCAGCCGAGCGATTACGGGCGACAGGTCTCGAACACCTCCCGGTCACTGAACCGGACGACGGTTCCGGAACGAACGAGGGCGGAGCCGACGGGGACGGCGAACTCGTCGGTATTCTCACGACCACGGAGCTCTCCTACTTCGTCCCGCACCTCCTTCGCCACGTGGGTGGCGTCGACGCCCAGCCACCGAAGCGCCGGGTGCGAACCGACACCCAGTACGAGCGCGACGACTGGGAGTTCGAGTACCACGGCGAAGACGAATCGACCGTGTCGGTCGGCGACGTCGCCACCTTCTCGAAGAACCTCTCCGCCGAAGACGTCGAGGACTTTGCCGAGGTAACCGGCGACACGAATCGGCTCCATCTCGACCCGGAGTACGCCGCCGAGACGCGCTTCGGGGAACCGATCGTTCACGGCGTCCTCGCGAACGGGCTGATCAGTGCGGCGCTCGCGCGGCTTCCGGGCCTGACGATCTATCTCTCCCAGGAGAGTAGCTTCCTCGCGCCGATCTCGGTCGGCGACCGCGTGACCGCCGTCTGCGAGGTGACCGACGACCTCGGGCGCTCGAAGTACCGGATCGAAACGACCGTCCGCGACGGTTCCGACGAGGTCGTCCTCGAGGGCGACGCGGTCGTTCTCATCGACGAACTGCCGCCGGAATCGATTCTCGAGCGGACGGCGACGGCCTAG
- a CDS encoding glutamate-cysteine ligase family protein, translating into MKTSLEVEYWVIDDDGDLVPPETLLDVSKQIDPEFVEPMLEIKTTPCSSTTELREEFLGRIRTVVDAARERDKRLVPLATPLHASPAEIPYREKRGTDLQRRIVGPTFDDARVCAGTHVHFEQSNVVDQLNTLTALDPAFALVNSSSHYRGERIHDCARPYLYRRSCYGACPEQGQLWPYVDSVAEWEARLEDAYNGFRERALEYGVDPDAFDDEFDPYDAVWTPVRLRKAMPTVEWRSPDTALPSQVLQLAETVRSIVTHADARGTTIDGTDASTGATGGEMPLPAFETVEEVTDTVIHDGLEDSGVQRYLQELGFSPSAYDPLAARMPDSRLTKARAKNLRLEAARRLEADLERPRVRA; encoded by the coding sequence ATGAAAACTAGCCTCGAGGTAGAGTACTGGGTCATCGACGACGATGGCGACCTGGTACCCCCCGAAACGCTGCTCGACGTCTCGAAGCAGATCGACCCCGAGTTCGTCGAGCCGATGCTCGAGATCAAGACAACCCCGTGTTCGTCGACGACCGAACTCCGCGAGGAGTTCCTCGGCCGAATCAGGACCGTCGTGGACGCAGCCCGCGAACGGGATAAGCGACTCGTCCCGTTGGCGACGCCGTTGCACGCCTCGCCGGCAGAGATCCCCTACCGCGAGAAGCGGGGAACCGACCTCCAGCGCCGGATCGTCGGGCCGACGTTCGACGACGCGCGCGTCTGCGCCGGCACGCACGTTCACTTCGAGCAGTCGAACGTCGTCGACCAGCTCAATACGCTCACCGCACTCGATCCCGCTTTCGCGCTCGTCAACAGTTCGTCGCACTACCGCGGCGAACGGATCCACGACTGTGCACGCCCGTACCTCTACCGGCGCTCGTGTTACGGGGCCTGTCCCGAGCAGGGTCAGCTCTGGCCCTACGTCGACAGCGTCGCCGAGTGGGAAGCGCGTCTCGAGGACGCTTACAACGGGTTCCGCGAACGCGCGCTCGAGTACGGCGTCGATCCGGACGCCTTCGACGACGAGTTCGATCCCTACGACGCGGTCTGGACGCCGGTCCGGCTGCGAAAAGCGATGCCGACGGTCGAGTGGCGCTCGCCCGACACGGCCCTGCCGAGTCAGGTGCTTCAGCTGGCGGAGACGGTTCGGTCGATCGTCACGCACGCCGACGCCCGCGGCACCACTATCGACGGCACCGACGCGTCGACCGGCGCCACCGGTGGCGAAATGCCGCTCCCCGCGTTCGAAACCGTCGAGGAAGTCACCGACACCGTGATCCACGACGGTCTCGAGGACTCGGGCGTTCAGCGTTACTTGCAGGAACTCGGGTTCTCCCCCTCGGCGTACGATCCGCTCGCGGCTCGAATGCCCGACTCGCGGCTCACGAAAGCCCGCGCGAAGAACCTGCGACTCGAGGCCGCGAGACGGCTCGAGGCCGACCTCGAACGGCCTCGCGTTCGAGCCTGA
- a CDS encoding signal recognition particle protein Srp54: MVLDDLGSSLRGTLDKLRGKSRLSEEDIEEIVKEIQRSLLSADVDVSLVMELSDNIKERALEEEPPAGTPARDFVLRIVYEELVDLIGESTDLPLEEQTILLAGLQGSGKTTSAAKMAWWFSTKGLRPAVVQTDTFRPGAYDQAKEMCERAEVDFYGNPDNDDPVEIARNGLEETSEADVHIVDTAGRHALEEDLIDEIEQIEETVDPDKSLLVLDAAIGQGAKDQAQQFDESIGIDGVVITKLDGTAKGGGALTAVDQTDSSIAFLGTGEEVQDIERFEPNGFISRLLGMGDLGQLAERVERAMEQTDVEEEEWDPEDMLKGQFTLNDMQKQMEAMNNMGPLDQVMDMIPGFGGGIKDQLPDDAMDVTQDRMRSFTVIMDSMTDAEKEYPKAIGASQIERIARGSGTSEEEVRELLQQYKMMERTIKQFQGMGSDKEMQRMMKQMQQGGGGGGGMGGMGPFG; the protein is encoded by the coding sequence ATGGTACTCGACGATCTCGGGAGTTCACTGCGGGGAACCCTCGACAAACTCCGCGGGAAGTCACGACTCAGCGAGGAGGACATCGAGGAGATCGTCAAGGAGATCCAGCGCTCCTTGCTCTCCGCCGACGTCGACGTCTCGCTGGTGATGGAGCTGTCGGACAACATCAAAGAGCGTGCCCTGGAGGAGGAACCCCCCGCCGGTACCCCGGCGCGGGACTTCGTCCTCCGCATCGTTTACGAGGAACTGGTCGACCTCATCGGCGAGTCGACGGATCTGCCGCTCGAGGAGCAGACGATCCTCCTGGCGGGCCTGCAGGGGTCGGGGAAGACGACCTCCGCCGCGAAGATGGCCTGGTGGTTCTCGACGAAGGGCCTTCGTCCGGCGGTCGTCCAGACGGACACCTTCCGGCCCGGCGCCTACGATCAGGCCAAGGAGATGTGCGAGCGCGCGGAGGTCGACTTCTACGGCAACCCGGACAACGACGACCCGGTCGAGATCGCTCGCAACGGCCTCGAGGAGACGAGCGAGGCCGACGTCCACATCGTGGACACGGCAGGTCGCCACGCGCTCGAGGAGGACCTGATCGACGAGATCGAGCAGATCGAGGAGACGGTCGATCCCGACAAGTCGCTGCTCGTCCTCGACGCGGCGATCGGCCAGGGTGCGAAGGACCAGGCCCAGCAGTTCGACGAGTCGATCGGGATCGACGGCGTCGTCATCACCAAACTGGACGGTACTGCGAAGGGTGGCGGTGCCCTGACTGCCGTCGATCAGACCGACAGTTCGATCGCGTTCCTCGGGACCGGCGAGGAGGTCCAGGACATCGAGCGGTTCGAACCCAACGGCTTCATCTCGCGGCTGCTCGGGATGGGCGACCTCGGCCAGCTCGCCGAGCGCGTCGAGCGCGCCATGGAGCAGACCGACGTCGAGGAGGAGGAGTGGGACCCCGAAGACATGCTCAAGGGCCAGTTCACCCTGAACGACATGCAAAAACAGATGGAGGCGATGAACAACATGGGGCCGCTCGACCAGGTGATGGACATGATCCCCGGCTTCGGCGGCGGGATCAAGGATCAGCTTCCCGACGACGCGATGGACGTCACTCAGGATCGCATGCGAAGCTTCACGGTGATCATGGATTCGATGACCGACGCCGAGAAGGAGTATCCGAAGGCGATCGGCGCGAGCCAGATCGAACGCATCGCGCGCGGCTCCGGGACGAGCGAGGAGGAGGTTCGGGAACTGCTCCAGCAGTACAAGATGATGGAACGGACGATCAAGCAGTTCCAGGGGATGGGATCGGACAAGGAGATGCAGCGCATGATGAAACAGATGCAACAGGGCGGCGGTGGCGGCGGCGGTATGGGCGGCATGGGTCCGTTCGGATAA
- a CDS encoding DNA polymerase V family protein, whose translation MTKPSLDRRRFTKVVGAGAVAAIAGCMDDDEEEDDGLGDEEEDGMEEDDEMGEEDDGMGEDDEEDDGLGEEDNETDEDGGMGEDDEEDDGMGEDDEEDDGLGEDDEEENASMDDEEEDDDGL comes from the coding sequence ATGACAAAACCATCCCTCGACAGGCGCCGATTCACGAAGGTAGTCGGCGCTGGTGCGGTCGCAGCTATCGCAGGTTGTATGGACGACGACGAAGAGGAAGACGACGGCCTCGGCGACGAGGAGGAAGACGGAATGGAGGAAGACGACGAGATGGGCGAAGAGGACGACGGCATGGGCGAGGACGACGAGGAGGATGACGGCCTCGGCGAGGAAGACAACGAGACGGACGAAGACGGCGGCATGGGCGAAGACGACGAGGAGGACGACGGAATGGGCGAGGACGACGAGGAGGATGACGGCCTCGGCGAGGACGACGAAGAAGAAAACGCCAGCATGGACGACGAAGAAGAAGACGACGACGGTCTCTAA
- a CDS encoding universal stress protein, translated as MAVLVAYDGSAPAQKAVEYAFSSHADEEIILLRVVEAADGSTEAGINLVKEALQDREEEASTELEDATAVLDTDDVEFRTETAVGKPEREVVTFAEEHDVDHIVIGSHGREGVSRVLLGSVAEKIVRRAPVPVTVVR; from the coding sequence ATGGCAGTGCTCGTCGCGTACGACGGTTCGGCGCCGGCACAGAAGGCGGTAGAGTACGCGTTTTCGTCCCACGCCGACGAGGAGATCATCCTGTTGCGCGTCGTCGAAGCGGCGGACGGCTCTACCGAAGCCGGCATCAATCTCGTGAAGGAAGCGCTCCAGGACCGAGAGGAGGAGGCCTCGACGGAACTCGAAGACGCCACGGCGGTACTCGATACCGACGACGTCGAATTCCGGACGGAGACCGCCGTCGGCAAGCCCGAACGTGAGGTCGTGACGTTCGCCGAGGAGCACGACGTCGACCACATCGTGATCGGGAGCCACGGACGAGAAGGCGTCTCCCGCGTCCTGCTCGGCAGCGTCGCCGAGAAGATCGTCCGTCGGGCGCCGGTCCCGGTTACCGTCGTCCGCTGA
- a CDS encoding AAA family ATPase, whose protein sequence is MHVIGTVGLPGSGKGEAATVAREEGIPVVTMGDVVRQETADRGLDPAKDHGSVAQALRDENGPAAIAERSLPMIEDRLEDHDTVLVDGIRSDVEVDVFEERFEESFTLVSIEAPFELRAERIDARGRDVSEDGGGEALAARDERERGFGMDDAMDRADVVVENTDSLEAFRERIRAIVEDESRAAENAGNELRQP, encoded by the coding sequence ATGCACGTCATCGGAACGGTGGGACTTCCCGGCAGCGGCAAGGGCGAGGCCGCCACCGTCGCACGCGAGGAGGGAATCCCCGTAGTGACGATGGGCGACGTCGTCCGCCAGGAGACAGCCGACCGCGGACTCGACCCCGCGAAAGACCACGGGAGCGTCGCCCAGGCGCTGCGCGACGAGAACGGACCGGCGGCCATCGCCGAGCGCTCGCTCCCGATGATCGAAGACCGCCTCGAGGACCACGACACGGTGCTGGTCGACGGCATCCGATCCGACGTCGAAGTCGACGTCTTCGAGGAACGGTTCGAGGAGTCGTTCACGCTCGTCAGCATCGAGGCCCCCTTCGAGCTTCGGGCCGAGCGCATCGACGCCCGCGGCCGCGACGTCAGCGAGGACGGCGGCGGCGAGGCGCTCGCCGCTCGCGACGAGCGCGAGCGGGGCTTCGGCATGGACGACGCGATGGACCGCGCCGACGTCGTCGTCGAGAACACCGACTCGCTCGAGGCGTTCCGCGAGCGGATCCGGGCGATCGTCGAAGACGAGTCGCGCGCGGCCGAAAACGCAGGAAACGAGCTACGACAGCCATGA
- a CDS encoding C45 family autoproteolytic acyltransferase/hydolase translates to MNETDVETTAYTETIADSDTFAEQARRRAATEREVVEWAVDELASAIAEQEVDLEPLLEYGRRSRESLPDRHRRAYEAMAEEFDVDPDVYEAYVFAYSELCEELADGAGRTEKHPKGCTNALVAPSKVDSESAADTADAPADGPLVLKNRDIAGRGARPKSVVEQPPIDDYYGFLTVDTCGTISVFKGVNDQGLVAANTYIDSERDDVDPEEQLRNGTVIRMLLEECATVEEARTLLESRPTRRLMGQTLFLADEADAVLLEIDPVAERIAVDDESVVTRTNHFVLSESTETRSSIRRRERALSLLEGDERLDRDDLWTFARDHENGPGDDSICRHPEPETDEPHAFGQLTTASTAIFEGGSPEIDVAMGNPCETERERCSFADEIPTALRTGQRWLDRR, encoded by the coding sequence ATGAACGAGACGGACGTCGAGACGACCGCGTACACCGAAACGATCGCCGACTCGGACACGTTCGCCGAGCAAGCGCGCCGTCGCGCGGCGACCGAGCGGGAGGTCGTCGAGTGGGCCGTCGACGAACTCGCGTCGGCGATCGCCGAGCAGGAGGTCGATCTCGAACCGCTGCTCGAGTACGGCCGTCGGAGTCGCGAGAGCCTGCCGGATCGCCACCGCCGGGCCTACGAGGCGATGGCCGAGGAGTTCGACGTCGATCCGGACGTCTACGAAGCGTACGTCTTCGCGTACTCGGAACTCTGTGAGGAACTGGCCGACGGAGCGGGGCGCACGGAGAAGCATCCGAAGGGATGTACGAACGCGCTCGTTGCGCCGTCGAAGGTCGATTCCGAGTCGGCCGCGGACACCGCCGACGCGCCGGCCGACGGCCCGCTCGTACTCAAAAACCGTGATATCGCGGGTCGAGGTGCCCGGCCGAAGTCGGTCGTCGAACAGCCGCCGATCGACGACTACTACGGATTCCTGACCGTCGACACCTGCGGGACGATCTCGGTCTTCAAGGGGGTCAACGACCAGGGGCTGGTCGCGGCGAACACCTACATCGACAGCGAGCGAGACGACGTCGATCCCGAGGAGCAGCTTCGAAACGGGACGGTCATCCGCATGCTGCTAGAGGAGTGTGCCACCGTCGAGGAGGCTCGGACGCTGCTCGAGTCCCGTCCGACGCGCCGGCTGATGGGACAGACGCTGTTTCTCGCCGACGAGGCCGACGCCGTCCTGCTCGAGATCGATCCGGTCGCCGAGCGGATCGCCGTCGACGACGAGAGTGTCGTGACGCGAACGAATCACTTCGTGCTGTCGGAGTCGACCGAGACGAGGAGTTCGATCAGGCGACGAGAACGGGCGCTGTCGCTGCTCGAGGGCGACGAGCGGCTCGATCGAGACGACCTGTGGACGTTCGCGCGGGATCACGAGAACGGGCCCGGTGACGACTCGATCTGTCGGCACCCGGAGCCCGAGACGGACGAACCGCACGCGTTCGGGCAACTGACGACCGCGAGCACGGCCATCTTCGAGGGCGGATCGCCGGAGATCGACGTCGCGATGGGCAACCCTTGCGAGACGGAGCGCGAGCGGTGTTCGTTCGCCGACGAGATTCCGACGGCGCTCCGGACCGGCCAGCGGTGGCTCGATCGACGGTAA